A single region of the Oncorhynchus keta strain PuntledgeMale-10-30-2019 chromosome 37, Oket_V2, whole genome shotgun sequence genome encodes:
- the LOC118370206 gene encoding ras-related protein ralB-B-like, which yields MATGKSKNQSSLVLHKVIMVGSGGVGKSALTLQFMYDEFVEDYEPTKADSYRKKVVLDGEEVQIDILDTAGQEDYAAIRDNYFRSGEGFLLVFSITEHESFTATSEFREQIMRVKAENDTIPLLVVGNKSDLEDRRQVSLDEVRAKAEEWGVQYVETSAKTRANVDKVFFDLMREVRKKKMSESKDKGGKEGKIKKAFKCCLL from the exons ATGGCTACTGGAAAGAGTAAGAACCAGAGCTCTCTGGTGCTGCACAAGGTGATCATGGTGGGAAGTGGAGGTGTTGGGAAGTCAGCCCTCACTCTGCAGTTCATGTATGACGAG TTTGTGGAGGATTACGAGCCCACCAAGGCAGACAGCTACAGGAAGAAGGTGGTGCTGGATGGAGAGGAGGTCCAGATCGACATCCTGGACACAGCTGGACAGGAGGACTATGCTGCCATCAGAGACAACTACTTCAGGAGCGGAGAGGGCTTCCTGCTAGTCTTCTCCATCACCGAACACGAGTCATTCACTGCCACCTCAGAGTTCAG GGAGCAGATTATGCGGGTGAAAGCAGAGAACGATACCATCCCTCTGTTGGTGGTGGGGAACAAGTCGGATCTGGAGGACCGCAGGCAGGTGTCGTTGGACGAGGTCCGGGCCAAGGCAGAGGAGTGGGGGGTACAGTACGTGGAGACCTCAGCCAAGACACGAGCCAATGTCGACAAG GTGTTCTTTGATCTTATGAGGGAGGTGCGAAAAAAGAAAATGTCAGAGAGCAAGGATAAGGGTGGAAAAGAAGGCAAGATCAAGAAGGCTTTCAAATGTTGTCTGCTTTGA
- the LOC118370207 gene encoding inhibin beta B chain-like, producing MINCIIKVLLFVACVLTVRCKEAAPGSMRPLPGTEMQTVAQETCTSCGIGQPEESGRVDMDFLEAVKRHILSRLQMRVRPNITHPIPKAAMVTALRKLHAGKVREDGRVEIPNLDGHATSNANDVLEESSEIISFAETDELVSSKSSLFFLISNEGNQHLYVTQATLWLYLRLLPNTLDKGQRRKVTVKVYYQEPGLGSKWSLVEKRVELKRSGWHTFPLTNAIQMVFEKGGRRQNLDVRCEGCEDLAVLPILVNQNDESHRPFLVVQARQADNKHRIRKRGLECDGSSSLCCRQQFYIDFRLIGWNDWIIAPSGYFGNYCEGNCPAYMAGVPGSASSFHTAVVNQYRMRGMSPGSMNSCCIPTKLSTMSMLYFDDEYNIVKRDVPNMIVEECGCA from the exons ATGATTAACTGTATAATCAAAGTGTTATTATTTGTGGCTTGTGTGTTGACTGTCCGCTGCAAAGAAGCGGCGCCGGGATCCATGCGACCTTTGCCGGGAACGGAGATGCAAACCGTAGCTCAGGAAACTTGCACTTCGTGTGGTATTGGTCAGCCCGAGGAATCAGGACGGGTGGACATGGACTTTCTGGAGGCGGTGAAAAGGCATATCTTGAGCAGGTTACAGATGAGGGTAAGACCCAACATCACCCATCCTATCCCGAAGGCGGCGATGGTGACTGCGCTTCGGAAGCTCCACGCGGGTAAAGTCCGCGAGGATGGCAGAGTAGAAATCCCGAATCTGGATGGACACGCGACCAGCAATGCCAATGACGTGCTGGAGGAAAGCTCGGAGATAATCAGTTTCGCAGAGACAG ATGAGCTGGTATCATCAAAATCCAGCCTGTTCTTCCTGATCTCTAACGAGGGAAACCAGCACCTGTATGTGACCCAGGCCACCCTGTGGCTGTATTTAAGGCTGCTTCCTAACACCCTGGACAAGGGCCAGCGGAGGAAGGTCACAGTCAAGGTGTACTACCAGGAGCCTGGCCTGGGCAGCAAGTGGAGCCTGGTGGAAAAGCGTGTCGAGCTGAAGAGGAGTGGTTGGCACACCTTCCCCCTGACCAACGCTATCCAGATGGTGTTCGAGAAGGGCGGCCGGCGACAGAACCTGGACGTGCGCTGTGAGGGCTGCGAGGACCTGGCGGTCTTACCGATCCTCGTGAACCAGAACGACGAGTCCCACAGGCCGTTTCTAGTCGTACAGGCCCGGCAAGCGGACAACAAGCACCGCATCAGGAAGAGGGGGCTGGAGTGTGACGGGAGCAGTAGCCTGTGCTGCAGGCAGCAGTTCTATATAGACTTCCGCCTCATCGGCTGGAACGACTGGATCATCGCGCCGTCGGGGTACTTTGGGAACTACTGCGAGGGCAACTGTCCAGCGTACATGGCGGGAGTGCCAGGGTCGGCGTCGTCCTTCCACACTGCAGTGGTCAATCAGTATCGGATGAGAGGCATGAGCCCCGGCTCCATGAACTCCTGTTGCATCCCCACCAAGCTCAGCACCATGTCAATGCTCTACTTCGACGATGAATACAACATCGTCAAGAGAGACGTGCCCAATATGATCGTGGAGGAGTGTGGATGCGCTTGA